The genomic window AAGCACTGCAAGGAGAGCATTGGTTTGAGTAGTGTATTTGTGGAGGAGTAGAGGCGAGGGCGCGAGGGCCAGCGCAGGAGCGGGGCGGTGTGAGGCGAGGCGAGGTGGTCTCCGCCGTCCGCGCTCCTTTGTTATCAGCAACGCGGCCGCTGATACAGCGCGCCTGCTACACGCTCGCATATCACTTCCACGAATGACATTAGTCATACGGCCGAGCAATCGACGCGTGGGCCGTAATATGATATCACAATGCGAAAATACCCAACACCCGCGAGAAAGTTAATGGCGCTTATCAGCATCCACAATCTCATACGCTTACGCTAAACTTTCACACGAGAAAACTCCTCCTTCTAAGTAATCATTGCGAGAAATAAACCAAAATTATTACCATTATTGACAAATTTGCCATTATCATCTCGGAAAGTCGTGATTTATCCTTATCACGGTCGAAAATTGGAAGTTTAACATCACTGCAATTATCGCCACAGAATGATAAACAAAGGCGACACACTGAATGGAACTTCGGCGGCAAATTACAcatatttagaaattaaaacagAGAAAGGTATTCACAACGAAAGAAAACATTTAGAAATTAATCaagtaacttaattaaaaattaaaaggttttgttgaaaatataacTCAGCATGCGATGATGTAGATGTAGAATACATCACATCGCGATTGTCAACCAAACGAACGAACAAGCTACACACACATTGAAAATCTCTATTGTTTACGAAGCGATGAACGCGTCGTATGTGTGAGCTACGAAAGTTTGTTCTAGTTTACGCACTGATAAAATGATAACATTATCAAATGATTTGTATTATCAGTATTATTGCAGTAGATATGATAAttgataaaatttaatgaatgaataGTAATTACACCATAGGAGGACGTATATGCACTTTATAGAAACTGCAAAGCCTTGCTTagatgattaaaatatttaaagaattaaaGGCACTGtgaagattttgaaaaaatgataaattgtaTTAGCATTTTGGTTGCTCATTTATCAAATTGAAATCAGATTGTATTAAGTACATTAAgatttaatttttgtgtttgtttgggctttGCTTGCAGATAATTAGTCGTAACGAGAATAACAGTCAGTATTTAATTCTGAATGAATTCTTATCAACGTCTGTCTATGCTTTAATGATGGACATCACTTAAAGTCAACGTCATCTTAATGTCAGCAGTCAGTCAACAAAACAACTGTCAGTTTACAGTCGTAGTTCGTCCGTACAAAATCGTTCATGTTCATGATTCATTGATAATTTGGATATGTTTTATTGACTACTGATAAACTTAGtccctttataaataaatacataatttggatAATCAAGAGCACCATGTGCAAAGTGATTTTTATGTGTGAATCATACATTTGTGAAAAGTGATATTGGAAAatccaatgtttttatttagccATGTAATTATTAATGaggaacaataaaataaacgtatTGGTCTAATTCAGTGTAGTGCATGATTAGAATAAAATGAGCCACTCGTCGACTTCGGTTGCTGAGGGAACTGCTAGTTCTATCAGCAACATAGAAACTACGTCAGACACAGCTCAATTACTAAGTACTGAAGATCCCAGCACTTCTAATTTCACGCAACTTAATAAATCTGTGAATTTCGAGGTATGTGGAAcattaacaattaaaattacaatgaacCTTTTTAGTGCACtgcatgtatttatttttaaactgatgatttacttaattttgtcaGTGGAACTTAGGTATTGAATATAAttactttgtttaaaattagTCATTGGCTTCTGACCTCTTTATGTAATCAATAGTTTAGAAATACAGTGTAACATGATATGTAGATAAATTGATTTGATGTGAATTGTGTAGGActcggatgatgatgaatttcaTGGCAGCCATGGAGTTCGGAGGAGGCAGCCGCCACAGAAAATTGAGCCGGGGTCCATGAATGTACTTTCTGCTAAATATGAAGTAagtaattacacaaaaaaatatgtagctcAGACTGTATTTCCAGTACTAGTGGGACactatttcttaattattatttttgatagtaATGTTTAAAAGTGTAATTatggaaaaaaaatctaacaacttttcaaaaaaactgtatttttgagTAATGTTGAGTTAGGTcagcaaacaatttttttttatttctttcagagTTTGGACTATGACACATGTGAGAACCACTTACTCCTTGACGAGGAACGGAAAAGAGGTTATGCTTTTATAGTCTGGAAGGACATAGCCCGGTGGTTCATCATACTGCTGATTGGCATAATCACAGCTCTAATAGCTTTCTTTATAGACATCTGTATAGAAGAATTCTCGAAGATAAAATACAGGGAGTTGAAGAAATGTATcctttttaaagttttgtaatgATTTATTATCTTGTTAGTACACATATGGGGAAATCGTTCATTGTTTCCTGATTTCCTCTTACAATACTttgctataataatattaactttGTTGTTGTAATTGTTATCTGATAAACTTTCCAAAATGgattttaaaggacaatgcttgCTCACTAATGACATCATGAAAGAAATGTTTTCCccaattaacaaaaataatgaaatacctATTTGGAAAAATTATCTtcctcattaattaaaattaatatcagaACAATAAATGAGCCGTTCCATCCACTATTTCACATTTACATTACAATGAATTAATTAGGTATACAACAGTTAATGATTTCCAtgactaattatttaattgccaAACAGCTGTAGACACATACGTGATACAAGATAGACTGTACATTCCTTATTTGCTGTGGGTGTTATCAAACATATGCATTGTGTTTATTGGATCTATGCTTGTTGCATATGTTGAGGTAAGTAGTTAATTGTTCGTTTACTATCGCGAAATTGTGTGTGCCATTTTACTCGAGTTTTATGCATGATACTTTTGCTATCTGTTGGAAAATGTGCATTTTTTGTCACATGtactttttaaatagataggGTCTTTATGTATAGTTGGGTAGTTTCTTATAAAGTCTTGGGtcctaagaataaataaataccaagcCATCCAAGTGATGAGTAAATCCACTCTCAAAATGTACATAGTCATCatattaaagtaaaatgtatgtaatgtacatatttagtaattattctgtaaatataattaaattagtcAGCGCAAGTACACCAGATTACTAATCCCTATAGtgataaataaacacatttcttACTAAAACCGtgaatatcaacatattcaaccGAACTACTTCCCAGTACTTGTAAACAAAGAACAGAACTGCAGAATAACTATCTATTCTCTAAACAAAATTGATCTCTATTTAAAGCTAATAAGGTTTACTATCCCGAAAcagtgtacctacttacaaagcACATTATTTCAGCCTGTAGCAGCTGGAAGTGGTATTCCCCAAGTGAAATGTTACTTAAACGGCGTCAAAGTTCCGCGGGTGGTTCGAATCAAAACTCTTATTGTGAAAGCAGTTGGTGTCATCACAGCAGTTGTAGGGGGCTTAGCTGGAGGCAAGGTGAGCTAGTCAAACGACTTTGTATGTCATATCTAGCTGGTTTTATGTATATCTGTGTGTTGTAgcgttttcttttgttttattgtttgaacgGTTGTCACTTGTTTTAAGGCTTGTTCTTTAAAACCAGTAttattgttctttttatttcatttgtttttttttatgaactcTTTGTTTGTGTACACTGAATGTATTGTGATAATATTCACTTTTAAATTCGTCCTTGACCGAAAAATTTCCTTGCAACCCCAAGGCCCAaaaaatcacaatatttttttgattctaTATTTTATGCATTTGTTTAGAACTTTTTTATTCCTTCTTTTCCTTCTACACAACACTTTCTCGTTCAGGAAGGGCCTATGATCCACAGTGGGGCTGTCGTCGCGGCAGGCATATCGCAAGGCAAGAGCACGACTTTCAACAAGGATTTCAAGATATTCCAGTACTTCCGCGAAGACCATGAAAAACGGGACTTCGTGTCGGCGGGAGCGGCCGCCGGTGTGTCCGCTGCTTTTGGGGCTCCTATAGGTAAACTGGTTCTACAGATCAGTCATATAGTGAAATTCcagtttaattaaagtcaatGTTCTAgcttttagtacctacttaaagttCGCTTTGGAAAAGTAGATTCGAATTTCGGAATCTGTTTAACAAATATATCATCTGGATTTAGGAGTATGCTATTATATTCTACGGCCAGCTAGCCACTGGACGCTGGTGGAAGCTCGCATTGGTAACTGCTTCTATATTCTTCCTCGATACATAGACTAGAAGGTACTGAAATTAGAGCGTTCAAGAAAACTCTTCTACTTCATTAAACTAGTGTGGACATATCATAGTATTCAACGCACACAACATAAATTGCGACTGCTAAATAGCTTTACTTGTACTTTATAACTAATTTATTTCCAGGCGGAGTCCTCTTCTCATTAGAAGAAGGCACCAGTTTCTGGAACCAGGCTCTGACATGGCGGACGTTTTTCGGCACCGTGGTATCGACTTTCACTCTCAACTGCGCTCTATCTGCTTACCATGGCCGCGCGGGAGAACTCAGTTTTCCTGGTaagtttgcatttatttatagtaGGGAATGAATTTGGTATCATTTGCTAATGAGTTATTCAAgctatagttttatttatatttttcgatGTACGCGCAAACTATACGGTTTTCGTAAGAATACAGTTATTTTCTTGCTTTTCTTTTAGCTGGATGTTGCTCTGCATTTGGAACAGTGGAGCTATAAAACTGCTTAGTTGATTTGACATTTTTCGCTCCTTCAGTGCGTCAAAATAATTGACAAAAGGATACAGTCGACCTTAAGACCTTTGAAATCCTAATAGTTACCTGATAGTTTTCTACTGATTATCttggtttataaatatttatgatattttaggCCTCCTAAACTTGGGTAAGATGGAGCCGTTCCCGTTCCAGTTTTACGAGCTGCCGGTGTTCATGTTTTTCGGCGCTGTCGGAGGCATGCTCGGCGCTCTGTGGAACTATATCAACTATAGACTAACAGTTTTTAGGCTAAGGTAAGCATCTAGGTATGATTTACCAAATAAGGTCTTAAAACGCATCCTGAGCGGTGAGCTGACAAATGTACTAGCTTTAGATTTGGTCTCAATAATCTTAAATGTACGTATAGGTACgtattttgtctgaaaataaCTCAACATAACAAAAAGCGCACAATAAACGTGAAAAATACTTTCTCCTATTTTTATTCACAGcactaatataatatacttacaatgTGAATGGGctgcataatttttattttgaatttcagTTTTAGCACCTAAATACATTAATGAGTCTATTTACTCCTTGTATTTTTACTGTGTCACGTTATAGACATTATAATACCTCCCCTCCCCCCAGGTATATTGGAAGTCCTTGGTTACGCGTGGTAGAAGCCTGTTTAGTGGCAGCTGCGAGCGCTACTTGTGGCTTCCTCATGATGTTCCTGCTGAACGACTGCCGACCACTCGGAGAGGATCCCACTAAAGTACCATTACAGGTAAGCCATCGTAGAGAGTACGTAGTTGTAATCCCCCAGGTATATAGGAAGTCCGTGGTTGCGCGTGGTAGAAGCTTGTCTAGTGGCAGCTGCGAGCGCTACCTGTGGCTTCCTCATGATGTTCCTGCTGAACGACTGCCGACCACTCGGAGAGGATCCCACTAAAGTACCATTACAGGTAAGCCATCGTAGAGAGTACGTAGTTGTAATCCCCCAGGTATATAGGAAGTCCGTGGTTGCGCGTGGTAGAAGCTTGTCTAGTGGCAGCTGCGAGCGCTACCTGTGGCTTCCTCATG from Helicoverpa armigera isolate CAAS_96S chromosome 2, ASM3070526v1, whole genome shotgun sequence includes these protein-coding regions:
- the LOC135118626 gene encoding H(+)/Cl(-) exchange transporter 7-like, giving the protein MSHSSTSVAEGTASSISNIETTSDTAQLLSTEDPSTSNFTQLNKSVNFEDSDDDEFHGSHGVRRRQPPQKIEPGSMNVLSAKYESLDYDTCENHLLLDEERKRGYAFIVWKDIARWFIILLIGIITALIAFFIDICIEEFSKIKYRELKKSVDTYVIQDRLYIPYLLWVLSNICIVFIGSMLVAYVEPVAAGSGIPQVKCYLNGVKVPRVVRIKTLIVKAVGVITAVVGGLAGGKEGPMIHSGAVVAAGISQGKSTTFNKDFKIFQYFREDHEKRDFVSAGAAAGVSAAFGAPIGGVLFSLEEGTSFWNQALTWRTFFGTVVSTFTLNCALSAYHGRAGELSFPGLLNLGKMEPFPFQFYELPVFMFFGAVGGMLGALWNYINYRLTVFRLRYIGSPWLRVVEACLVAAASATCGFLMMFLLNDCRPLGEDPTKVPLQLYCADGEYNALAAIWFQTPEASVRSFLHDPIGSYKPWSILVFVVCYFLLSTWTFGLSVSSGLFIPNLLTGAAWGRLLAILIQYMLPSNTINPAKYALIGAAAQLGGVVRMTISLTVIIIETTGQISNALPIIITLVVAKWTGDFFNEGIYDIHIQLAAVPLLPWEPPPLAHNIYASEVMSHPVFTLRTVENVGHIVELLKLVSYNGFPVVDPPLADDLEVTTYKRLRGMILRSQLIVLIQNKLYNENANTTWSNFNVDMNMFRKEYPRYPSIDELDIAEWEKTCTIDLRPFMNPSPYTLPHRASLPRLFRLFRALGLRHLPIVNDVNEVVGMVTRKDIARYRVWRHRGHMGMEELILSSEI